The Salvelinus namaycush isolate Seneca chromosome 16, SaNama_1.0, whole genome shotgun sequence genome has a segment encoding these proteins:
- the LOC120061624 gene encoding polypeptide N-acetylgalactosaminyltransferase 6-like — translation MRAFSRRHTLPFKLAILAGSLFLVLLLVMQYDVGGGTSPEPWLRELSNKQSQVMGVVRGAVSNIGFQIGAPLPLPSALGTNSFDPRCPPGFYSIDELQPHLERPLQDPEDPGAYGRPFVMGRMTPAEIKEKQDGLTKNCFNQFASDRISLHRSLGNDTRHPDCAGQRFRRCPPLPTTSVIIVFHNEAWSTLLRTVYSVLHTAPASMLTEILLVDDASTDDHLKSRLDEYVLQLKIVRVLRQRERKGLITARLLGAQTAQGEILTFLDSHCECFNGWLEPLLARIVEKPTAVVSPEIVIIDQNNMKFTKPLATARARNRGNFDWSLIFGWEQIPEEDQKQRKNETYPVRTPTFAGGLFSISKTYFEHIGTYDAKMLIWGGENVEMSFRVWQCGGQLEIIPCSVVGHIFRSKSPHTFPNGRSVIARNQVRLAEVWMEDYKQIFYRRNKKAATIAKENTYGDISERLKLKEKLSCKNFTWYLHNVYPEAYVPDFTPVMFGALKNSGSKTCLDVGEKNKGGKPVILYTCHNMGGNQYFEYTSHQELRHNIGKQLCLHATPGAALVSIKLCRLKGKGTTVAPEQVWHFTPGSLLKNPPSGKCLTVDRGEVVMSSCDLTNLSQHWDLS, via the exons ATGCGTGCATTCTCCCGCCGTCACACCCTTCCCTTTAAGCTTGCCATTCTAGCGGGCTCCCTCTTCCTGGTCCTACTGCTCGTCATGCAGTACGACGTGGGAGGTGGGACTTCCCCTGAACCCTGGCTCCGAGAGCTGTCGAACAAACAGTCACAGGTGATGGGTGTGGTCAGAGGTGCTGTGTCAAATATAGGCTTCCAGATTGGTGCCCCCCTGCCCCTTCCCTCAGCGCTTGGGACCAACTCCTTTGATCCCCGCTGTCCACCTGGGTTCTACAGCATAGATGAGCTTCAACCTCACCTGGAGAGGCCCTTACAGGACCCAGAGGACCCCGGAGCCTACGGCCGACCGTTTGTGATGGGCAGGATGACCCCTGCAGAGATTAAAGAGAAGCAGGATGGGCTGACCAAAAATTGTTTCAACCAATTTGCCAGCGACCGTATCTCCCTTCACCGCAGCCTGGGAAATGACACACGCCACCCAGA TTGTGCAGGTCAAAGGTTCCGGCGctgccctcctctccccaccaccAGTGTGATCATCGTGTTCCACAATGAGGCGTGGTCCACCCTCCTGCGGACAGTTTACAGCGTCCTGCACACTGCTCCTGCCTCCATGCTCACAGAGATATTACTGGTGGATGATGCTAGCACAGACG ATCACCTGAAGTCTCGTCTGGATGAGTATGTCCTGCAGCTGAAGATTGTGCGTGTGCTACGACAGCGGGAAAGGAAGGGGTTAATCACTGCCAGGCTACTGGGGGCACAGACGGCTCAAGGAGAGATCCTCACCTTCCTGGATTCCcact GCGAGTGCTTCAATGGCTGGCTGGAACCCCTCCTGGCTCGGATCGTGGAGAAGCCCACTGCTGTGGTCAGCCCTGAGATAGTCATCATCGACCAAAACAACATGAAGTTCACCAAACCCCTCGCCACAGCTCGTGCCCGTAACCGTGGAAACTTTGACTGGAGCCTTATCTTTGGGTGGGAGCAGATCCCTGAGGAAGACCAAAAGCAACGCAAGAATGAAACTTATCCTGTCAG GACTCCTACCTTTGCAGGTGGTCTGTTCTCTATTTCTAAGACTTACTTTGAGCACATTGGGACCTATGACGCCAAGATGTTGATCTGGGGAGGTGAGAATGTGGAGATGTCCTTCAGG GTGTGGCAATGTGGAGGCCAGCTGGAGATCATACCCTGCTCAGTGGTGGGACATATCTTCCGCAGTAAGAGCCCTCACACCTTCCCCAACGGCAGGTCGGTGATTGCCCGCAACCAGGTGCGCCTAGCCGAGGTCTGGATGGAGGACTACAAGCAGATCTTCTACCGCAGGAACAAGAAGGCTGCCACCATAGCCAAAGAG AACACATATGGTGACATCTCTGAACGCCTCAAACTCAAAGAGAAGCTAAGCTGCAAAAACTTTACATGGTACTTGCACAACGTTTACCCAGAGGCCTATGTTCCAGACTTCACCCCTGTCATGTTTGGAGCG CTCAAGAACTCTGGCTCAAAGACATGCCTGGATGTGGGAGAAAAGAATAAGGGTGGGAAACCGGTTATCTTATACACATGCCACAACATGGGAGGAAATCAG TATTTTGAGTACACATCCCACCAGGAGCTTCGTCACAACATAGGTAAGCAGCTGTGTCTACATGCGACCCCCGGGGCAGCGCTGGTGTCCATAAAGCTCTGCCGCCTGAAGGGCAAAGGAACCACAGTGGCCCCCGAGCAAGTGTGGCATTTCACACCG GGTTCTCTCCTTAAGAATCCCCCCTCGGGCAAATGCTTGACTGTAGACAGAGGTGAAGTGGTGATGAGTAGCTGTGACTTGACCAATCTCAGCCAACACTGGGACCTCAGCTGA